One Candidatus Symbiobacter mobilis CR genomic window, TGTTGCCTCAGACCATCACGATCTGGGTGCGAACCTCCACCTTCAGCGCACTTTGGATGGCGGCAAAGACTGCCGAGATGTTGCGCATGGTTGGGTTTCCTGACTTGGAAAGCATTCTGTGCAAGCTCTTGGCGGGCTTGTGGATCTCATCGGCCAGCGCTTCGAAGCCAACGGTCGCATTGACGAGGTCACGCAGAATCAACTTGGCTGATTCCGGTTCGCCATGGATGAATAGGGTGATGGCCTCGTCAAAAAGCGCCTGTGCAAATGCCGGATCGTTTTGCACGCGTGCGGCGACGGTTTGTTGGAAATCACGGGTCAGTGCCATATTCACTTTTTCACTTTCCTTGTAAGGTGGATGCCTTTCGGCGCTTGTAGTCCGCCCACAGCGCCACTGCTTGATCAATGTCCTGCTGCTGGCGCTTCTTGGTACCGCCGCCAATCAGAATAATGATCTTCAGACCATCCTTGGCCAGGTAGATGCGCAACCCCGGCCCCCAATCGATCTTGTACTCACCAATGCCACGAAACCACTCGATGTTGGACAGGTTGCCCTGTTCCATCCGGCTTACGGCTACGCGCACCTTGGCGGCGGCAACGGCTTCCAGGGACCCGAACCACTCTGCAAAGGGGCTGTCACCATCGTCCAGCAGCAGTTCCTTGATCTGATAGCTCATGGATTGAATAGTAACGTATAAGCTCCTATTGCACCAATAAGGCAAAGCATCCGGTAATGCTTACCTGCCCCCCCTACGCAATCGCATGGGCCTGCATCTCACCTCCCCGCTCATTCCCGAACGGGAAATTTCTCGCACGCTAGCCGATGCATTGCGCCATAATTTCCCGATCGGGAACTTTGTTGCGATGCACTCATGACCTCCATCGACTCTGCGCAAACACTGGGCACCGCGTTGCGCGCCGCCAGAAAACGCTTGGGCCTGACGCAGGCCGACCTAGCCCTGGCCGCTGGCGTGGGGTTGCGATTCATCGTCGATCTGGAGGGCGGCAAGAACACGGTGCGCCTGGAACAGGTTCTGCGGGTCATCGACGCCCTGGGCGGTTCGCTGACGCTGATGCTGACGTTGCCGTTGTCGTTGACAGGCTTGGATGCTGGGGCCAAGCCACATGCAGAGATTGACCATGGCGCATGAGGCTGCCGTCTGGCTGTGGGCAGAGCCGGTCGGAACGCTGTCGCTGGTGGCTGGCCGATACCCTTGATCGAACAGCGCACGGCGTTGACCGTACGCAGGCTGACGGAAGGCGCAACAGACATCGAATGATGTGCAAGGCTGCACATTCCCTGGCACGATCTGATCGCCCCTGGCTTGCATGGAAAAGTCGATGGTTCCTATGTGCGTATTCCAGTCCAACATGACTGCTGATTCCGGGGAACATGACCGATACGACCGGTCACTGCGGTCACGCTTTTGTGAAATGGTGGTCACGTTCACTGGAATACGTAGTTTTTACACATTCCCCCATCACCCGCCCTCACAGCGCCTTGCGTATTGCCTCATATTTTGTTTGGATGTCTTCTTCGCCATAAATCAATTTCAGGCGTTTCACAATGAAGTGGCCACGGGCCATGTCCTGGTAAAAGTCGGTGAACATGACATTCAGACTGGCACCGGCAATGCATCCCATCATCGGCCGCGCCTTCGCGGCGGATTTCTCTGTGATGACAATGCCGAATCTGGCCGCGATTCTTGTCATTACAGTCGCGAGCCAGAATATTGCCTTCCCCGGTGGGAATACAAAGCCGCTGACTTGGTTCGCGGCAATATCGGCAAACTGTCTTGACAACATCGAGATTGTTTCCGCCACAAAGCCTCGGACGGCGTAGTAGCTTGTTTTTGCGGCGTCATCGGCGTCACCTGGGCCGCCGAGTGCAAAGACTTCCATGCACGATTGTTTGGTCGCCCGATCATGGAGATCAAAACCTTCGCTGCGGGCAATGTCCGCGATGGACCGCAACATGATGGTTGTGGAAATGGGCAATTCCATAGCCAAAGCAGCAAAACCGAATGCGCCGCCGATAGCGCCTGATATGGCCGCCAGGACTTTGTGCAACAACGTGGATGCTGCTTTGTTCGGCTTATTTGCCAGGCTCCATAAGGCAGCATTGGCCGCTTTGTGGAGCGCGATTTTGACGGTTTCGTGGAAGACATCCTGCGCGCCATCCGAACGTTTTCGCAGTAGCGACTCTATTGGCGTTCCCACTAGATTGGCGATGATTGCTGTGATCATGGGAGATTCCAGCAGAGTGACGGCAGTTTTCAGGTCTGCATAGTCATGGGCTTTCCATTCCATCATCATGGGGAAGTACTCGATGAAGGGCACAGTCCGTATTCCCGGCACCCATTGCTTTCTCCGCGCTCATCCATTCCAACGGTGGTATGGATGGCATCCAACCGGGCCGCAGCAAATCAGCGTCGGTACCGATACCCCAGTCTCTTGGGCTAGTTCCGGCACCGACGCATTGTTGGGCGTACTGTTGGACGTACATCGCCCCCGGTTCCTAACCGGGCAAGGCGACAACTGGACTTACATAGCGCAGTGATACACGATCAAGGGCGAACAACGATTTCGTTCTTCACCGATTTCACGCCCTTGACTTTCCAGGTCAATTTTTCGGCGGTGGCCCTCTCGCCGCTGCTCTTGGCAAAGCCTGACAGCATGACCGTGCCGTTCAACGTTTCCACGCTGATGGCGGTACCGTCCACA contains:
- a CDS encoding EcsC family protein, translated to MMMEWKAHDYADLKTAVTLLESPMITAIIANLVGTPIESLLRKRSDGAQDVFHETVKIALHKAANAALWSLANKPNKAASTLLHKVLAAISGAIGGAFGFAALAMELPISTTIMLRSIADIARSEGFDLHDRATKQSCMEVFALGGPGDADDAAKTSYYAVRGFVAETISMLSRQFADIAANQVSGFVFPPGKAIFWLATVMTRIAARFGIVITEKSAAKARPMMGCIAGASLNVMFTDFYQDMARGHFIVKRLKLIYGEEDIQTKYEAIRKAL
- a CDS encoding type II toxin-antitoxin system RelE/ParE family toxin, which translates into the protein MSYQIKELLLDDGDSPFAEWFGSLEAVAAAKVRVAVSRMEQGNLSNIEWFRGIGEYKIDWGPGLRIYLAKDGLKIIILIGGGTKKRQQQDIDQAVALWADYKRRKASTLQGK
- a CDS encoding BON domain-containing protein, with product MRSALGIGLVTLALVVASGCAVTRGQETVGSYIDDTGITTAVKSHFFDNRFVDGTAISVETLNGTVMLSGFAKSSGERATAEKLTWKVKGVKSVKNEIVVRP
- a CDS encoding DNA-binding protein, with the translated sequence MALTRDFQQTVAARVQNDPAFAQALFDEAITLFIHGEPESAKLILRDLVNATVGFEALADEIHKPAKSLHRMLSKSGNPTMRNISAVFAAIQSALKVEVRTQIVMV
- a CDS encoding helix-turn-helix transcriptional regulator, which translates into the protein MTSIDSAQTLGTALRAARKRLGLTQADLALAAGVGLRFIVDLEGGKNTVRLEQVLRVIDALGGSLTLMLTLPLSLTGLDAGAKPHAEIDHGA